In the Sandaracinus amylolyticus genome, GCTCGATGAGCGCGGCGACGTCGCTCGGGTGCGATCGCAGGTACGCGCTGAGCGCTCGCACGTCGTCGCGCACCGGTGGATCGGCGAGCGCGATCGTGGACGACAGACAGCTCAGCGCGCACACGATCGCGAGGAGGGTTCTCGACAGGAGTGCTCGGCCACGGCGAGCGCGCACGGAAGCGCGCGGAGCGCGCGGACGGGAGCGCTCGCCGTGGACGAGCCGATGAACTCGCTGGGTGTTCGGCACGGCCGATCACCCTACTCCGGTGCGCGTGACGGGGGAACGGCAGCCACGTTTCATTCGTCGCGCAGATCACAGATCGCGGAGGAGCTCCTCCTTCTTCCGCTGGAACTCCGCCTCGTCGATCAGCCCTGCGGCGCGCGCGTCGACGAGCTGGCGCAGCTTGTCGCGCAGGCTCGCGCTCGTGCTCTCGCCGCGCTCCTTCTCCGCCTTCTTCTCGCGGTAGCAGCGCTCGAAGAGCTCGCGCATCCCCTCGGGTCCGACGCCGCGGCCGGTGCGGAAGTAGTGATCGGCGACCTCGCCGATCGACCACGTCGTCGCGTACGCCATCGGCACCGCGACCGCCCAGCCCACGAACGGCACGAGCCGCACCGCGCTCAGCACCGCGGCGCGCGCGAGCAGGCTCGCGCCGAGCGAGCTCAGCATCTCGAGCACCGCCTTCGCGTCGAGGCGGTAGCCGTGGATCGCGCCGATCGCGCGCACCATGCCGACGTGGATCGGCGCGAGGATCGCGAGGTCGACCAGCGGGATCGGCTGCACCGCGAGCGCGGCCGACGCGACGCTCGCGACGGTGATCACGTCGCGCACCGCGGCGCGCTCGTCCTCGTCGGTCGCGCCCTCCCACTCACCGGCGAGGACGCGATCGAAGGTGCTCGACGCGCCCCCGCTCACGACGCACCTCGCGCGACGCCGTGGCCCTGGTTGCTCGTCTGCGCGCGCCCGTCGCTCAGCTCGTACTCGCGCAGGATGCGCTCCGCCTTCGCCTCGCTGATGCGGCTGAGGAAGCGCTGCGCCTCGTGCTCGTCGCGGATCGTCTTGCTCAGCGTGAACGAGGAGCCGGTGGTGAAGAGCACGCCCATCGCGAGATAGCCCTTCATCCACGGATCGATCGGCAGGTACGCGATGCCGATCAGCGTCGTGCCGAACGCGAGCACGAACGAGGCCCAGACCTGGAAGCGCCAAGCAGCGGTGTCGCGGGGAACGTCGTGGGTCATCTCTCGAGGTCTCCTTCCCTCGAGCCGAGCCCTCAGCAGCCGACGTGCCGCGCACGGAATGCACGACGAACTCGCAACCATCACAATTCCATGACGATCCGCGCGTACATCCATTGCACCCATGCGTACATCCCGTGTACACGGCCCGGATGGCACGTCCTCTCGAACGGCTCGCCGCGCGCGACCGGGACTTCCTCGCGAGCGTCGCCGCCGCCATCGCGGCGAACCCCTTCGGCGAGGAGCGCCTCGAGATCGATCGCACCGTGGTCGGCGCGGACGCGGGCGTACCGCGCGCCGAAGTGCTCGGCCGCATGCTCGCGAAGCTCGATGCCCGGCTCGAAGGAATCGCGCGCGGACGACCGCTCGATCTGCGTCGCTTCGCCGGCGAGGATCGCGACCTCGTCGAGGCGGGGCTGCTCTTCGCGGTGTTCCATCGCATCGCCGATGCGCTCGACGAGCGCATCCGGCGCGAGGTCGCGGGCGAGCGCGGCACGGTCGGCTTCGCGCGCGAGGCGCTCTCCGAGCTCGCGTCGCGCGGCATCGACGAGCCGCAGGCGCTGCACTACCTCGCGATCTTCTGGCAGATGCGGCGCGCGTTCTTCTTCGTCGAGACGTCGCTGCCCGGCACGAGCCCCTCGATGTGGCGGCTGCGCCAGTCGCTGTGGAACGACCTGTTCACCGCCGATCTCCGCCTCTACGCGCGCTTGTTGTGGCGACGCATGGAGGACTTCTCCACGTTCCTCGCGGGCGAGACCGGCACCGGCAAGGGCACCGCGGCCGCGGCGATCGGGCGCTCGGGGTTCATCCCCTACGACGCCAAGCGCGAGCGCTTCGCGTCGTCGTTCGTCGATGCGTTCCTCGCGATCAACCTCGCGGAGTTCCCCGAGACGTTGGTCGAGAGCGAGCTCTTCGGGCACGAGAAGGGCGCGTTCACCGGCGCGGTCGCGGAGCACGCGGGCGTGTTCGCGCGCGCGAAGGCGCACGGCGCGATCTTCCTCGACGAGATCGGCGAGGTCTCGCAGGCGGTGCAGGTGAAGCTGCTCCACGTGCTGCAGGAGCGGACGTTCCGACCGGTGGGCTCGCACGCGCCGCGTCGCTTCGAGGGCCGGGTGATCGCGGCGACCAACCGCACGATCGCGACGCTGCGACGCGAGGGCACGTTCCGCGACGACCTCTGGTACCGCCTCTCCGCCGACGTGATCGAGATGCCCACGCTGCGGCAGCGCCTCGACGAAGATCCCGGCGAGCTCGACGTGCTCATCGCGGCGATCCTCGAGCAGATGCTCGGCGAGCAGCCGCGTGATCTGATCGCGCTGGTGCGCGAGGCGATCGCGCGCGACGTGGGCGAGTCGTATCGCTGGCCGGGCAACGTTCGCGAGCTCGCGCAGTGCGTGCGGCGCGTGCTGCTCACGCGGCGCTACGTGCCCGAGCTCGCGCAGAGCGCGGTCGCGGAGGACGCCGAGGACGCCCTGCTCGCGGCATCGGGAGGAGGCGCGTGGAAGGCCGAGGAGCTGATCGCGCGCTACTGCGCGGCGCTCTACGCGCGGCTCGGTACCTACGAGGCGGTCGCCGAGCGCGTCGGGCTCGATCGACGCACCGTGAAGCGCCACGTCCTCGCGGCGCAGCGCTGAACGATCACGCCTTCTTCAGGAACTGCGTCTTCAGGACGATGGCGACGCCGTTGACCTTGCCCTCGACGTGCGCGGGGTCGTCGGTCAGGCGGATGTTCTTCACGAGCGTGCCGCGCTTCGCGACGAACCCGGCGCCCTTCACGTCGAGATCCTTGATCAGCGTGACCGAGTCGCCGGTCGCGAGGGGCGCGCCGTGGCTGTCGAGCGTCGGTGCGTCGACGTCGGGCTCGGCCTCGGCGGGCACGTCGTCGGCCCACGCCTGAACCTCGTCGGGCACCCAGATCTGCGCGCGGAGCTCGGCTGCCCACGACGCGTCCCCGAGGCGCGCGAGCAGCCGCAGACCGACGACCTGCACCACGGGCACCTCGCTCCAGATCGACTCCTTCAAGCAGAACCAGTGCGTCGGATCGAGCGCGGCATCGCCCGCGAGCTGCGCCGCGCACGTGCCGCACACCAGCACGCTC is a window encoding:
- a CDS encoding DUF697 domain-containing protein, with the translated sequence MSGGASSTFDRVLAGEWEGATDEDERAAVRDVITVASVASAALAVQPIPLVDLAILAPIHVGMVRAIGAIHGYRLDAKAVLEMLSSLGASLLARAAVLSAVRLVPFVGWAVAVPMAYATTWSIGEVADHYFRTGRGVGPEGMRELFERCYREKKAEKERGESTSASLRDKLRQLVDARAAGLIDEAEFQRKKEELLRDL
- a CDS encoding YiaA/YiaB family inner membrane protein, whose translation is MTHDVPRDTAAWRFQVWASFVLAFGTTLIGIAYLPIDPWMKGYLAMGVLFTTGSSFTLSKTIRDEHEAQRFLSRISEAKAERILREYELSDGRAQTSNQGHGVARGAS
- a CDS encoding sigma 54-interacting transcriptional regulator — translated: MARPLERLAARDRDFLASVAAAIAANPFGEERLEIDRTVVGADAGVPRAEVLGRMLAKLDARLEGIARGRPLDLRRFAGEDRDLVEAGLLFAVFHRIADALDERIRREVAGERGTVGFAREALSELASRGIDEPQALHYLAIFWQMRRAFFFVETSLPGTSPSMWRLRQSLWNDLFTADLRLYARLLWRRMEDFSTFLAGETGTGKGTAAAAIGRSGFIPYDAKRERFASSFVDAFLAINLAEFPETLVESELFGHEKGAFTGAVAEHAGVFARAKAHGAIFLDEIGEVSQAVQVKLLHVLQERTFRPVGSHAPRRFEGRVIAATNRTIATLRREGTFRDDLWYRLSADVIEMPTLRQRLDEDPGELDVLIAAILEQMLGEQPRDLIALVREAIARDVGESYRWPGNVRELAQCVRRVLLTRRYVPELAQSAVAEDAEDALLAASGGGAWKAEELIARYCAALYARLGTYEAVAERVGLDRRTVKRHVLAAQR
- a CDS encoding PhnA domain-containing protein, whose protein sequence is MTDLDRALGARAGGRCELCGATEALRVYVVPPRSAAPDTSVLVCGTCAAQLAGDAALDPTHWFCLKESIWSEVPVVQVVGLRLLARLGDASWAAELRAQIWVPDEVQAWADDVPAEAEPDVDAPTLDSHGAPLATGDSVTLIKDLDVKGAGFVAKRGTLVKNIRLTDDPAHVEGKVNGVAIVLKTQFLKKA